The Ignavibacteriales bacterium DNA segment TGAGAGATGTTGAAGAGTTCTCGACAGAAGAAACAGCTAAAATAGCCGAGCTTAGTGTGCCTGCTGTAAAATCCAGGCTTCATAGAGCGCGGGCATTTTTACGAAATGAAATTAACGAGGCATTTAGAAAATGAAAAAGGAAAAAGTAAGCTGCAAAGAAGTGATTCATCATATCTGCGAAAGTCTCGGCGAGGATTTAAACTCTGATAAATGTATTGCTATAAAATCACATCTTGATGAATGTGCCAACTGTAAAAATTATTTTCAAACTGTAGAGGTGACGATTGACTGGTATAAAAAATATAATATTGAATTACCGGATGAAGCCCACAATAAACTTATGTTACTTCTCAATTTAAACGATCAAGAAAAATAAATTAAAAATTAAAAGGAGTTCTCAATGCCCATATTTGAATATCAATGTCAGGAATGTAAAACGAAATTTGATGTATTTCATAAATCTCAAAATCAAACCGAAAAAATAAATTGTCCGAAATGTAATTCAGATAAAAGCAGAAAATTGTTTTCAACTTTTAGCGCGGCAGTGAGTAATTCTGGGAGCGATTCTTACGGCGGTTGCAGTGATGGGAATTGTACAGTACCAAATTCCGGTGGTTGTGCATCTGGAATGTGTGGGTTAAATTAGTTATAAATCATTCACAATTCAAGGTGCACAATGAAAACTTTAAATTCAGTAATTGTATTCTTATTTCTTTTTCAAATATTTGGATGTGCTCAGCAGGCGGACGAAAATAATATGATCGTTCAGCAGCTAAAAGAAGAGATGAAAGCAAATGAGAATTTAATTATTCTCGACGTTCGAACACCGGCTGAGCTTAAAGGTCCACTCGGTCAAATTGATGGAGTGATTAACATCCCTGTTCAGGAATTAGAAAGCAGGCTGGGGGAATTAAAAGAATATAAATCAAATGAAATCGCAGTAATTTGCCGCACCGGAAATCGTTCTGGGGTTGCAACCAAAATTCTGCTGCAAAATGGCTTTAAAGCTAAAAATGTTTTGGGCGGCATGACAGAATATATCAATCAAAAATAATTTTTTGCTCATTGGATATTTGAATTGTTGTATTCTCCATTCCTTCATTAACTTTTAAGTTTTTTTTAGCTAACAGCTTAAATTACTTAGGCTGTTTGAAAATAATTTTTTTTATACATCTGTAAATTAAATTTTCCCTTGCAACTAATTATTAATTTTACAATTATTGAAATGTCATTTGACAAAGTTTAATTTTTTAGTTCCAAAATTTTATAAGCATAGCAGGAGAAAGCAGATAGTAAATTTTTACAATTAGTGGTTTTGGAAAAAATTTATTATGCGTTTAATCGCAAAATAAAATATGAAGTTTCGAATTCTCATTTTATATGTAATGATTTGGTGCAATTTATTTGCAGGCACAGAAAAAAAAGACGACCCCGTATTAGCCACGATTGGCTCACATCAAATAACACTCTCCGAATTTTCTGACCGATACACAGATTATTTAGTATCCGCCGGCGTGCAGGATAAATATTATATCCGCGAAGCAATTCTAAATAATCTGATCAACGAAGTTATCCTTTATTATTATGACGATAATAAATCAACCTTCAACGATTTGGAATACAGTAACGAGATGGAATGGGTGCGCAAGCAAGCGATACTTGCATTTTTAAAAGATCAGGAAGTTTATGCAAAAATTAGCGTAACCGAAGATGAGCTTCGTGATGCTTTTGTAAAAGTTAATGAAAATATTTCAGCACGTCATTTGTTTACTGCAACGGATGACGAAGCAAACAATTTGTACAACCTGCTTCAAATGGGATTTGATTTTAACACATTAGCAAAGCAGGTTTTTACAGATTCGGTTCTGCAAAATAACGGCGGCTACCTTGGTTATTTTACTTGGGGCGACATGGATCCTGAGTTTGAAGATGCAGCTTTCAAACTAAAAATTGGTGAAATATCCAAACCTGTAAAAACAGCGCACGGTTACAGTATAATAAAATTAGAAGACAGACAACCCCACCCCTTACTTACCGAATACGAATTTCAAACCAAAAAAAACAAACTGGAACAAACTTTAAGATTGCGTAAACGAAATCCTTTCGAGCGAAATTACTTGAATCAGATTTACGACAAGAGCAAAGTAATTGGTTGTAAAAAAAACTATAAAAAAACTACAGGATAATACTTTTCTGAAATTTAAATTGCTAAATATTCTTGATGCGGCAATTGTTTCCGATTCTGAATTGATTGATTATTATAAAAATAATATTCATTATTTTACGTTGCCCGAAGAAATAAATCTTCAGGAAATTATTGTTGATCGAAAAGATCTGAGTGACAGTCTATTAGAATTGATAAAATCGGGAAAAGATTTTGGTGAACTCGCCCGAAATTTTTCGCTGAGAGATTGGTCAGCAAAAAATAACGGTGAAATTGGTTTTTCACCAATTGACAAATTTGGAAACCTGAAAGAAACATTTTCTAATTCAAATGTTGGTGAATTAATAGGTCCGGTTAGAATTGAAAATTATTATGGACTATTTAAAATTTTAGGTAAAAAAGATCCGAGACCGATTGAGTTTTCGATTATAAAAAAAAGTGTTCGGGATGCATTCATCTTCGAACAAAGAACTAAATTAAGAGATGAATATATTAATAAGATTCGAAATGGTTTGGAAATCAAAATTGATTACAAACTGTTGGCTTCTTTTAATATTTTAGGATAGTATAGTTTGATTAGCTATACTTTTAATAAAGCGTAATTAAGGAGTAATCTATGAGAAAATGTTTACTATTATTTCTTGCCCTTATTTTTTCTGTTAACTCCAATACCTTTGCGGGAACCACCGGAAAGATTGCGGGAAAAGTTACAGATAAAATTACCGGCGAGGCTCTTCCTTTTGTTAATATTACAGTTGAAGGTACTAACTACGGCGCGGCAACTGATCTTGATGGTAATTATGTGATACTAAATATTCCGCCGGGTAAGTTTAATGTTAAGGCTCAATACATAGGTTATCAGGCGGTTATTGCGCAGGATGTCCAGGTTAGCATCGACCTTACAAGCACAGTAAATTTTGAATTAGGCGAATCGGCAGTTGAACTTGAAGCTGTTATTGTTGAGGGTCAAAAAGAATTAATCAAAAAAGATATTACGTCAAGCCAGTCGTTGGTTTCTTCTGATCAGATTGAAAACCTCCCCGTACTTGAGCTTAATGATGTGCTTCAATTACAAGCTGGTGTTACTAAGGGTGCAGACGGCAGTTTTCACATTCGCGGCGGCAGAACAAGTGAGATTGCTTATTGGGTAAATGGTATTTCAATCACCGATGGCTACGATAACAGCCGGGGTATTGAAATAGACAACAGCAGTGTTCAGGAGCTTCAGGTTATTAGCGGAACTTTTAATGCCGAATACGGAAATGCGATGTCCGGCATTATTAATACTGTAACTAAAGAAGGGGGGCGAGACTTTCACGGAGACATTAAAGTTTACAGCAGTGACTACGCAAGCAACTTCACTTCTTACTTCACTCATATTGACGATTTCAATCCTTTAGCAAATTACAATTTGCAGGGAAGTTTGAACGGACCGATTCCTTTTACTAATAATGCCATAACATTTTTTGCAAATGCAAGATATGTTTATGATGATGGGTTTTTATATGGGATCAGAAAATTTAATGTTGATGGATCTGCCGGCGACGGTGAATTTGTCCCGATGAATTGGAGCAAAAGATATCTCGGTCAAGCAAACCTTTCTTATTGGGCTACTTCTGATGTAAAACTAAACGGCGAACTTCTTTATTCTAAAGAAGATTTTCAGAATTACGGGCACGATTGGAAATGGACTCCCGATGGAAATGTAAAAGATTTTTCTAATAGCTATAACAGCACACTGACTATCACTCACTTACTTTCCTCTTCCACTTTCTACACAGTCAAAGGTTCTTACTTCTTTAAAGATTTTAATGAATATCTTTACGATAATCCATTCGACTCAAGATATCAACATCCGGACTCTTTAAGCACTGTTTCTTATGCATTTCATGATAAAGGAACTAACCTTCACAGGTTTTTCCGCGAGACAAATTCTTTAATCGGTAAAATTGATTTCACAAGCCAGGTGCAAGAAAATCACTTGCTGAAAATTGGAATTGAAGGAAAGTATCACGAATTAAATTTTGATGATTACAATCTTGAACCGCTTAGAATAAACGGAGTTGAAGATTCTGTTTTCTCTCCGGCAATTCCTTCCGAGAGTGCAACGAA contains these protein-coding regions:
- a CDS encoding rhodanese-like domain-containing protein — translated: MKTLNSVIVFLFLFQIFGCAQQADENNMIVQQLKEEMKANENLIILDVRTPAELKGPLGQIDGVINIPVQELESRLGELKEYKSNEIAVICRTGNRSGVATKILLQNGFKAKNVLGGMTEYINQK
- a CDS encoding TonB-dependent receptor, translating into MRKCLLLFLALIFSVNSNTFAGTTGKIAGKVTDKITGEALPFVNITVEGTNYGAATDLDGNYVILNIPPGKFNVKAQYIGYQAVIAQDVQVSIDLTSTVNFELGESAVELEAVIVEGQKELIKKDITSSQSLVSSDQIENLPVLELNDVLQLQAGVTKGADGSFHIRGGRTSEIAYWVNGISITDGYDNSRGIEIDNSSVQELQVISGTFNAEYGNAMSGIINTVTKEGGRDFHGDIKVYSSDYASNFTSYFTHIDDFNPLANYNLQGSLNGPIPFTNNAITFFANARYVYDDGFLYGIRKFNVDGSAGDGEFVPMNWSKRYLGQANLSYWATSDVKLNGELLYSKEDFQNYGHDWKWTPDGNVKDFSNSYNSTLTITHLLSSSTFYTVKGSYFFKDFNEYLYDNPFDSRYQHPDSLSTVSYAFHDKGTNLHRFFRETNSLIGKIDFTSQVQENHLLKIGIEGKYHELNFDDYNLEPLRINGVEDSVFSPAIPSESATNRTKYTNEPIEFAAYAQDKIEFNNVIINIGLRLDYLDARGNVLVDPSDPNIYLPLRPGLDSLSISEREPFFYKKSTPKWQLSPRFGIAYPTSATGVVHFSYGQFLQIPTFQFLFNNGSYKVPETGSNYGIYGNPDLEPQSTVMYEIGFRQEFMEAFLIDVTGFYKDVRNWITAGPFFPTRNLVTYSKYINKDYSNVKGITLTVNKRFLDNYSFDISYTYQVADGSNSSPEDEFNSQLGNSEPALFILPLDWDQRHILNFNLYVGGADWGASFLARYGTGLPYTPSITQFTADRGISSGLQRNSRRRPNQFTVDVKINKLFDVFGYNLNVFLSVFNLFDARTVVNVFGDTGQPDYTTQGQNIGEDPNRPNSVEEYLRFPWNYGEPRLVQLGFEFSF
- a CDS encoding zinc ribbon domain-containing protein, which produces MPIFEYQCQECKTKFDVFHKSQNQTEKINCPKCNSDKSRKLFSTFSAAVSNSGSDSYGGCSDGNCTVPNSGGCASGMCGLN
- a CDS encoding peptidylprolyl isomerase, translating into MLNILDAAIVSDSELIDYYKNNIHYFTLPEEINLQEIIVDRKDLSDSLLELIKSGKDFGELARNFSLRDWSAKNNGEIGFSPIDKFGNLKETFSNSNVGELIGPVRIENYYGLFKILGKKDPRPIEFSIIKKSVRDAFIFEQRTKLRDEYINKIRNGLEIKIDYKLLASFNILG
- a CDS encoding peptidylprolyl isomerase translates to MKFRILILYVMIWCNLFAGTEKKDDPVLATIGSHQITLSEFSDRYTDYLVSAGVQDKYYIREAILNNLINEVILYYYDDNKSTFNDLEYSNEMEWVRKQAILAFLKDQEVYAKISVTEDELRDAFVKVNENISARHLFTATDDEANNLYNLLQMGFDFNTLAKQVFTDSVLQNNGGYLGYFTWGDMDPEFEDAAFKLKIGEISKPVKTAHGYSIIKLEDRQPHPLLTEYEFQTKKNKLEQTLRLRKRNPFERNYLNQIYDKSKVIGCKKNYKKTTG